A genomic segment from Parachlamydiales bacterium encodes:
- a CDS encoding methylated-DNA--[protein]-cysteine S-methyltransferase, with protein MTSSDLYFKEIPSPVGTLKLVANDQSLIAILWENDDPMRVELDEMTQNEKHPMLLKTEVQLNEYFAGTRTAFDLPFECMGTEFQIQVWSTLYQVPFGTLQSYEDIAIQIGRPKAVRAVGTAVGKNPLSIIVPCHRIVRKDGLLTGFAGSIEVKEALLAHEKISFKK; from the coding sequence ATGACTTCATCTGACCTTTATTTCAAAGAAATCCCTTCACCCGTCGGGACGCTCAAACTCGTGGCAAATGACCAATCCCTTATCGCCATCCTTTGGGAAAACGATGATCCCATGCGCGTTGAGTTGGATGAGATGACGCAAAATGAAAAACATCCGATGCTGCTTAAAACAGAAGTGCAATTGAATGAATACTTTGCCGGCACACGGACAGCCTTCGACCTACCCTTCGAATGCATGGGAACAGAATTCCAAATCCAAGTATGGTCCACATTATACCAAGTACCCTTTGGCACCCTCCAGTCCTATGAAGATATCGCCATCCAAATTGGACGCCCTAAAGCAGTACGAGCAGTGGGAACAGCCGTAGGTAAAAACCCCTTATCTATTATTGTTCCCTGCCATAGAATTGTCAGAAAGGATGGTCTTTTAACAGGTTTTGCAGGAAGCATTGAAGTCAAAGAAGCCTTGCTTGCCCACGAGAAAATAAGCTTTAAAAAATAA
- a CDS encoding OmpW family outer membrane protein, with translation MHKVLTLLLFFACTFSTVYAQGNYDEDCCIENPACDPCNSFWTDGWSIEGRGAAFIPLSNRFKNVYGDVLPEIQIEINKNIYCDWSIWANVGYLWKNGHSIGLDNKTRFEMAPISLGIKYYYTINDCWKAYLGVGAVYSLLHIHDDSSFVQRNVTKNEFGGVVKLGANYDINCNLYLDIFGDFRFQEFCFHSSSEASVTRNNANLNGFILGVGLGWKFGL, from the coding sequence ATGCATAAGGTACTAACTTTACTTCTATTTTTTGCCTGCACTTTTTCTACAGTGTATGCTCAAGGCAACTATGATGAAGACTGCTGCATAGAAAACCCTGCTTGCGATCCCTGCAATTCCTTTTGGACTGACGGCTGGTCCATTGAAGGCCGTGGTGCCGCCTTTATTCCACTTTCGAATAGATTTAAGAACGTTTACGGTGATGTTTTACCCGAAATCCAAATTGAAATTAATAAGAACATCTATTGTGACTGGTCCATATGGGCCAACGTGGGATATTTATGGAAAAATGGCCACTCTATTGGGTTAGACAACAAAACCCGTTTTGAAATGGCTCCCATTAGCTTGGGAATTAAGTACTATTACACCATCAATGATTGTTGGAAAGCTTACCTAGGTGTGGGAGCTGTATATTCATTATTGCATATCCATGACGACTCCTCCTTTGTTCAAAGAAATGTCACCAAAAATGAATTCGGCGGTGTGGTGAAACTAGGTGCAAATTATGACATCAACTGCAACCTGTATTTAGATATTTTCGGCGACTTTAGATTCCAGGAATTTTGTTTCCACAGTTCATCAGAAGCTAGTGTAACACGTAATAATGCCAATCTGAATGGCTTCATTCTAGGCGTAGGCCTGGGATGGAAATTTGGCCTGTAA